From Brassica oleracea var. oleracea cultivar TO1000 chromosome C3, BOL, whole genome shotgun sequence, a single genomic window includes:
- the LOC106330749 gene encoding uncharacterized protein LOC106330749: MNVSMWPDISNLTMSKPELIHVLRQIGPHAKWPQKQVKWPRKMKAPDSFWNPNRWYDFHHYHGHKSKDCVTLRIEVNELLKKGHLREFLSDKAKNLLNKETNNKTPETAPASPPRQDRVIHVISGGSEVSLLNEISFIVKEQERVPAPYQDALVISLTVVNYLVKKILVDNGSSSNILFQTAYRDLGLEENALTRRITPLIGFSGEVKQTSGEVILPVYAEGINLSTKFLVVE, translated from the exons ATGAATGTGTCCATGTGGCCCGACATCTCCAACTTGACTATGTCAAAGCCAGAGCTAATCCATGTTCTGAGGCAGATAGGCCCACATGCCAAGTGGCCTCAGAAACAGGTCAAGTGGCCTCGGAAGATGAAAGCACCTGATTCTTTCTGGAACCCAAACCGGTGGTACGACTTCCACCATTACCACGGTCACAAGTCGAAAGATTGTGTCACACTAAGAATCGAGGTCAACGAGCTACTAAAGAAAGGACACCTCCGGGAGTTCCTCTCCGATAAAGCCAAGAACCTCCTCAACAAGGAGACTAACAATAAAACTCCAGAAACCGCACCCGCTTCACCTCCAAGACAGGATAGAGTAATCCATGTCATCTCCGGTGGCTCCGAAGTAAGCCTCCTAA ATGAAATCAGTTTCATCGTAAAGGAGCAGGAGAGGGTCCCGGCCCCTTACCAAGATGCTCTAGTCATATCTCTCACCGTCGTAAACTACCTAGTAAAAAAGATCCTGGTAGATAATGGAAGCTCCAGCAATATTCTCTTCCAAACTGCCTATCGCGATCTCGGGCTGGAAGAAAATGCACTGACACGAAGGATCACCCCGCTCATAGGGTTCAGCGGAGAAGTGAAACAGACTTCTGGGGAGGTCATTCTCCCGGTGTATGCGGAAGGAATTAATTTGTCTACCAAATTCCTTGTCGTCGAATAA